From Spiroplasma endosymbiont of Diplazon laetatorius:
ATTTCACACTAAAAGGTCATTTAAATGACCTTTTATTTTTTATTTGTAATAAAATATATGTTGAGGTGCAAAATGCAATATTGAGATCTAAAAATTCTATTTCCAATACTATTCGTATCATGTATTATTTCCATGGTATTTTTGTGTAGAAAAGAAAAATTACAGAAAATCTCATATATGTGATTGGCACAAATAATTTTATTTTGGGTTGTAGCGGGGTTTATTGGAAATGAACTTAAAAATCATATAAATAATTTAAGTTCAACCACTTTTATACTGGCAAGTATATTTTCAACTTCTTTATTTTTAATAATTTTAAAACCACTAGCTACATTTACTACAAGTTTAATAAAAAATAGAAAAATATGAATACAAGCCAGTTCTGGTTTAATGTTAATTTTAGCAATAATGGTTTTAACTTTAAAATTGCCTTTATGAGCATTAATTATTGTTTCTTTAATTTTCTCTTTATGTTTAGCAAGTTCAACACTATTCTACTTATTCTTAAATGAACAAAGTTTTTACAGAATATATGTTATGCCTTCAGTTTGAATAACTTTCGTATTTATAACATTTTCAACAACATTTGGTATTTATTTAAGTAATTTAAATATTGTTGTTTGAGAAAATGCTACTTCTTCAAAAATGAGTTTGATGGTAATAATGATATTGTTAGCTCTTGGATCAATTGCTTTAAGTATTTTTATAAAAGAAAATAAAAATATGGTTCAAGTTTTTGATCAAGAGATTCTCGAAGCACTACCCAAAAAGAATAATGCTGTATTTTGTTTGATATACTTACTAGGGTTTTTACTTACTGTAACAAGCGCTATTAGTAACTCATTGTTTATGAAAATGTACTTAACACTTAACCTAAGCGATTTAAATTTTGAAAACGATGTAATCAAAACTTGATTAAGAATTAATGACTTTGCATATTTAATACCAAGTATATTTGCATCAGTTATCAGTTATAAATTATTAAGAAAAATATTTGAACAAAAGTATTTAATTTTTATTAATATGTTCGTTTTATTTGCTGCATATACAGCTATGGCTTTTGTACAAAACCCATTTGTATTCATTATTTTAAATCTAATTGCAGGTATTTGTTTTAATCAAATAATATATTCTTTATTTTCAGTATGTTTATTTTGAAATTATAGAGCTAAAAAAAATCCAGTAACAGGTTATTATGGAAGTGCTATGTTCTTAGCTTACTTTTCTGTTGAAGCGATTCAAAATACACTTTCAAGTTTAAAAATTGGAATTTTCAAGGAATTCTCAAATATTGATGAACTATTAGCATTCAAAAATAATTCTTCTGATATATCTGGTATAGTTGAGTCGTTTGATAACATAACTACTTTAATTATGTCTATAAGCTGTGTTGTTGTTCTTGCTTCTATATTAATATTTTATTTCATGAGTCATAAAATATTTGCAGATTACACAAACTATAAATTTGCAACGCAAAATCTTAAAGTACTAATCAAGAAAAGGGTAATATCAAAAACAAAAACTAAATTTAATGTAGAGTCTATTGAAGAAAAAGGAAATGATCTCGATGAATAAGATTTTTAATAAAGATATTGAAGTAAGTTTTGAAATTAATCCTTTTGAAATAAAAAGCATCAAGAAATCAAATGTTGAAATTATTTATCAGCAAGATTCTAATTGAGCCAAATCATGACCGATTTTATTTCCTGTTTGTGGGGTTGTTAATGGTAACTTGGAACACAATGGAAAAGAATTGGGTATCGGAAGACATGGTTTTTTTAAAGATATAAAAAATTGAAATGTAGTTGATAAAACTCAAAATAAAATTAAATTAAATTATATTTCTGAAGAGGGTTTTTATAAAATATATCCTTTTCGTTTCGAATTAAATATAACTTTATTGATTGAAAATGATGATTTCACTATTGATATTGAAGTTATAAATCTTGAAAATGAATCTATGTACTTTTCTTTAGGACATCACCCTGGATTTATTTTTAATGAAAAATCTAAAATAACATTAAGAGAAAAACAATTATTTACTGATAGTTTCTCAGCTGGTTTAGTTGAAAGTCTAGATAAAAATATTGAAATAGAAAGTTTTGGTTTTGATGATTTAGATTTTAGTGAGTCAAAATCTTATTTATCAGATAATTTTTTAGGTGAAAGTATTATTTTAAATAATGGAAATATAGAATTTAGAGTTTCTACAAATAATTTTAAGAATTTAGTTTTTTGAAGAGAAAGTAACGAATGTAGTTTTATTTGTATTGAAAATTGAAATGGTATTCCAGATATGTTGGATAGAAAATCAAAAGAAATAAAAGATAAACCAGAAATCATTTCCTTAAACGCAAAAGAAAAAAGAAGTTACAAATTAAAAATTGAGTTTTAAAAAAAGATGCTATTGCATCTTTTTTCATTCTTCATAATATTCCATTATAAGTTCTTTTAATTCAGGAACCAATTTATCTTGTTCGACAGTTTTAAATATTTTTCCTTTTTTAAATATTATTCCGCCTTTGTTCCCTCCAGCTATACCAATGTCTGCTTGACTAGCTTCTCCTGGACCGTTTACAACACAACCAAGTATTGCAACTTTTAAAGGAAATTGTAACTCTTCAACAAAGTCTTCAACTTCTTTAACAACTTCTCTTAAAGAAAACTCTAATCTTCCACAAGTAGGGCAAGCAATTACTTCAACCATATTATGGAATAAGCCAAGTGAGTTTAATAATCTTTTTGCAACCTTAATCTCTTCAACAGGATCTTCACTTAAACTGATACGTATTGTACTACCAATTCCTTTTTGTAAAAGGTAACCAAGACCAAAGCTAGATTTAATAGCTCCATTAAGTAAACTTCCAGCTTCTGTTATTCCTAAGTGTGCAGGATAATCTCAATTTTCACTTGCTAACTCATATGCTTCAATTGCCATAAGCGGATCTGTTGCTTTTAAAGAATAAATAATGTTTTTGAAATCATATTTTTCTAAAATTTCTATATGCTCTCTAAGTGACTCAACCATTGCTTTTGCAGTTCAACCATATTTTGCAACCATGTTTCTTGGTAAACTACCTGAATTAACACCGATTCTAATTGGTATATTTTTTTCTTTACATTTTTCTACTACAGCTATTGTGTTTTCTTCAATTCCAATATTACCTGGATTTATTCTTATTTTTGCACATCCAGCATCTGCTGCAATTAAAGCAAATTTATAATTAAAATGAATATCTGCAACAATTGGCACTGGTGAATTATCTACTATTTCTTTTAATGCGTTTGCATCATCAATACCAAGTACTGCAACTCTAACTATTTGACAACCTTCTTTATAAAGTGAGTTTATTTGTTTTAAAGTTTTTTTTACATCATGAGTTTTTGAAGTTGTCATTGATTGTATAACAACGTTGTTATTACCACCAATTTCAATATCTTTTACCATAACTTTTCTAGTGTTAATTCTATTTACCATAATTTCACCTTTATCAAATTGTCTTTCATAAAATATTATACCCTTATTTTTATATAACTTTTTTTTACAACTCAAAATAAGGGTATAAAAAGATTTTTATGTATAATCAATATAGTAAGGGGATATTTTATATGTCAGAAAAAACTACTTTAAAAGATATAGTACAAATAAATAAAATACTTGCCTCTAAAGACTATGGGACTATAAAGGAATTTCAAGCATATGTTGATGTAATTCAAGAATATGTTGATGATACTTTCTTTAAAAACGAAGCTATAATTGAAAAATTGGTTGAATATTGTCAAAATAGTGGAAGATATCTTGATATACATTTTAAAATACCAAGTGGAATAGATCTTAAAGTTGAAAATATTCATGATTACATGTCAAATACAAAAAGAGCTATAGAAAAGGCTATGTTCATTGAGGATGACACATTAAATCAATCAATTTTTGTTGAAGTTAAAAGTATATTTAGATACTTTTTAGAAAAAACATACGAACTAGAATCACTAACTGATTATGAAACATTATATGGTATTAATACTGTAGAATTTCATCAACAAAATGAAAGTTTTAAATACTTATATACAATTTTTGATAAACTTACATATATTGCAAGACACTTAAATGATAAGTATTGTAAAAAAGAAGTTACTCCATATAATGGAGAACCTTTAAAGTTTGCAAATGACTTTTTAAAAGATATATCATTTTTAGCAAGCAGTGCATTAGAGTATCAAAAATTAAGTGATGTTGTAGAACAAATCACTTATTCTAAAGCTTGACACTACATAAGAAGATTGAGAAATTCAATAGAACACGATTTTGTAGATCCGGCATTTAAATACAATATTTGCTTTTCTTTAGAGTTATTATTCATAATTATTGGTAGAATAATGCTAGCACTAAATAAATACTTACAATCAGAAATGGAAATAAGAAAAACATTAGATAATTTAAAAAACTCAAATTAACAAAAGAAAGGGTAACTATGAATAAATGAAATGAAATACAATTAAATAACTTCAATGGACCCTTAGATCTTTTACTTCATTTAATTAAAGAAAAAGAAATGAATATTATGGATATTAATCTTTTGGAACTATCTTCTCAATATATTTCTTATATTAAAGAATATGAATCATTAGATATTGAAATAGCAAGTGAATATCTTGTTATGGCAGCTTACTTAATAGAGTTAAAATCAAAACTTCTAATTCCAAAAGAAGAAGTTGAAGTAGATTCTAATTACGAAGAACAAGAAAGAGATGAATTAATCAGAAGATTAATGGAATATCACAAAATAAAAGAAGTTACTAATTTCTTTAAAACTAAACAAGAAGATTTCTTGAAAACTTTCAGTAAAACTAAAAGTATTATAAAAATAGCTAAAATAGATGATGATAAATTACCATTAGCTGAAAATAATATTGATATTGAAAAGTTCTCAAATATATTCTTAAGAGCAATTGAGAAAAATAAATTCAAGCAAATGGAAGTAAATACAATCACTGCTGCTGAGGTTTCTCCCGAAGAAGTTGCAGAAGAAATTAAAGAGTTTTTAAGAAAAAACAACATTCAAGAAATTGAACTTGGAAAACTTATTGAAATAAAAGAATTTTCAGTAAGAATGATGGTTGCTACATTTTTAGCGGTTTTAGACCTAGCTGCTAAAAAATTTATTACACTTTCTCAAAACAATGAAGAAGTTATTGTAAAATATTTAGGTTAGTACATGGAGGCAAATTATGGATAACAATAAAAAAATGGCTATAGCAGAAGGGTTGCTTTTTGTTAATGGTGATGAAGGTACAACTATTGAAGATCT
This genomic window contains:
- a CDS encoding segregation and condensation protein A, producing the protein MNKWNEIQLNNFNGPLDLLLHLIKEKEMNIMDINLLELSSQYISYIKEYESLDIEIASEYLVMAAYLIELKSKLLIPKEEVEVDSNYEEQERDELIRRLMEYHKIKEVTNFFKTKQEDFLKTFSKTKSIIKIAKIDDDKLPLAENNIDIEKFSNIFLRAIEKNKFKQMEVNTITAAEVSPEEVAEEIKEFLRKNNIQEIELGKLIEIKEFSVRMMVATFLAVLDLAAKKFITLSQNNEEVIVKYLG
- the ispG gene encoding flavodoxin-dependent (E)-4-hydroxy-3-methylbut-2-enyl-diphosphate synthase, which produces MVNRINTRKVMVKDIEIGGNNNVVIQSMTTSKTHDVKKTLKQINSLYKEGCQIVRVAVLGIDDANALKEIVDNSPVPIVADIHFNYKFALIAADAGCAKIRINPGNIGIEENTIAVVEKCKEKNIPIRIGVNSGSLPRNMVAKYGWTAKAMVESLREHIEILEKYDFKNIIYSLKATDPLMAIEAYELASENWDYPAHLGITEAGSLLNGAIKSSFGLGYLLQKGIGSTIRISLSEDPVEEIKVAKRLLNSLGLFHNMVEVIACPTCGRLEFSLREVVKEVEDFVEELQFPLKVAILGCVVNGPGEASQADIGIAGGNKGGIIFKKGKIFKTVEQDKLVPELKELIMEYYEEWKKMQ